The Mangifera indica cultivar Alphonso chromosome 8, CATAS_Mindica_2.1, whole genome shotgun sequence genome has a window encoding:
- the LOC123223994 gene encoding uncharacterized protein LOC123223994: protein MYWKAAKAYTEFEFQQVMKSLSRLHPEATAYLYEVGFDRWARAYFPGHRYNVMTTNIAESFNALVKHARGLPITMLIEFIRDACTNPVTPWVEDKIAKRVRKLSNLEVHPITTERYQVLGSGQCQYDALVDLTEHTCTCRKFQLSKIPCMHVIAIARYMKLTTCLQWVHSYYSTAFYQTVYADAVNPLGDQSEWVYPEEATVIHPPYVHRHRAGRPANKNRWPSQGEVIEQLICSRCHQPGHTKQNCRSPIPVPSFVPSSSRRKKKDEK, encoded by the exons atgtattggaaagcAGCCAAGGCGTacactgaatttgaattccaacaGGTCATGAAGTCACTATCCCGTTTGCACCCTGAGGCAACTGCATACTTGTATGAAGTGGGTTTTGATCGATGGGCACGAGCATATTTTCCAGGGCAtaggtacaatgtaatgactaccaatattgctgagtcatttaacgCCTTAGTCAAACATGCTCGAGGTTTACCTATTACTATGCTGATCGAGTTCATTAGAG atgcTTGTACCAATCCAGTCACACCTTGGGTTGAAGATAAGATCGCAAAACGTGTACGGAAGTTATCGAACTTAGAAGTGCATCCTATAACAACTGAGCGATACCAGGTTCTTGGTAGTGGCCAATGCCAATATGATGCCCTAGTAGACTTGACGGAGCATACATgtacttgtagaaaatttcaattatcaaagattCCCTGCATGCACGTTATTGCTATagccagatatatgaagctTACAACCTGCCTTCAATGGGTGCATTCATACTACAGCACAGCTTTTTATCAAACAGTTTATGCAGACGCAGTCAATCCATTGGGAGATCAGTCAGAGTGGGTTTATCCGGAGGAGGCAACTGTTATCCACCCACCATATGTGCATCGTCATCGTGCAGGACGTCCAGCAAATAAAAACAGATGGCCTTCTCAAGGAGAGGTTATTGAACAACTTATCTGTAGCCGATGTCATCAACCTGGACATACAAAACAAAACTGCAGAAGCCCTATTCCAGTACCTAGTTttgtaccatcaagttcaagaagaaagaagaaagatgaaaaataa
- the LOC123222713 gene encoding protein HUA2-LIKE 2-like, with product MAPSRRKGDSKAAAAAARRQWKVGDLVLAKVKGFPAWPATVSEPEKWGYSADWKKVLVYFFGTQQIAFCNPVDVEAFTEEKKQSLSAKRQGRGADFVRAVQEIIDSYEKSKKRDQVDSNSGDEGTLANGGNSADSSAHFGLKDRTEASEAALDSQLLNSNSPTAADDPSLLSQNAPAVGPLDAMPDKEALAEQPADNLVVKEIPVLTTYTSRKRSGGLPFQNTQRKVLSTRRSISSTRVEHCRFQNFMVPYNDEEKNAGEISANVARDGSLQRNKRIRKSPDASECDDMDSFAYISNGSIEDNGSEIVTVESDAFSLNESSTVDSGCKVEHSETVVECLEGDVELSKGLDFQIKAVFLKKKRKPNRKRSTSDAVDPFARMDTEADAGMNNCHFSQNNGSIFDKCLSKEDGDEHLPLLKRARVRMGKQSSADGLKNSLLTQEKPFKDVTLNMLGQTSPSSNHDDNVQVDCSAVKRFPENVSPLKDCTDIVGIRPQLCKDTKYLSFGCSADVEAALPPSKRLHRALEAMSANAAEEGQACIEALSTINPSTDVLCIESLTRCSNETIESKEGSGLGLCSADSEDDASGFYSRSNPKVLEGSTKSSGEAHSADQLTKSPKSQNHQLDGDVVGPMNNDDGEDPTLSPLAIHTIQTGVQEQTLEHILPSPDRRQAKSMPDEDSFDQLLPSKCEGNAENLELSDFRAENVEKELDTVVNESSLDTVSGADESAKVSPKIDSDLHQYNLEGTGCCNTKSLSSQNDDNCHINGMCDILEEFKNKERQMDKGLVSFSENHVVDKVVSNVQLTLSPVDGVDSPALVSPPNSSLCHISTSESANVVQNNASCGPNVHSQHKKILGTQIADEEENSYTFVTHRPTFMGKWSDYSEAHTALTSFEALLGSLTRTKESIGRATRMAIDCVKFGVSAKVVEILVRNLESESSLHKRVDLFFLVDSITQCSRGLRGDVGGIYPSAIQAVLPRLLSAAAPPGNTALENRRQCLKVLRVWLERRILPESVIRHHMRELDSFSCSSSAGAYSRRSARTERALDDPIRDMEGMHVDEYGSNSSFQLPGFCMPRMLKDEDEGSDSDEGSFEAVTPEHKSETVEERVTIPVIEKHRHILEDVDGELEMEDVAPPCDMEMGSNNNSAEINTTETSQNQLVPFVPPLPQDMPPSSPPLPLSPPSPPPLLSPCATSEPYSNGAGMHNMQNDVRLSVAQQSVAPGMNPSMPMNAVLYHASDCRDHQMPMRMSDSASSFGSYHVCPSNNVQQADSPRFHHKPYPPLPLHAPPSNQFSYVQTGQNIKSRREPPPSSLPNRYHSLPHDGGNYYNNHDRMKLAPYEVQENWRFPTPSFSGPRYHDKPKESHGPCSYAGPPCEPTRMPHQGWAYPPRGMNHRSSLPIRPPFGGPVPVGIRAPGSWRPR from the exons AGCCTTCTGCAATCCTGTTGATGTTGAAGCATTTactgaagaaaaaaaacaatctCTTTCGGCCAAACGCCAGGGAAGGGGTGCAGATTTTGTTCGTGCAGTGCAGGAAATTATAGATagttatgagaaatcaaagaaacGGGACCAGGTTGATTCCAATTCTGGTGATGAGGGCACCCTGGCAAATGGTGGAAATTCAGCAGACTCATCTGCCCACTTTGGATTGAAGGACCGAACAGAAGCTTCTGAAGCAGCACTCGATTCACAattgttaaattcaaattctccTACAGCTGCTGATGATCCAAGTCTTCTATCTCAGAATGCTCCTGCTGTTGGACCATTAGATGCAATGCCTGATAAAGAGGCCTTAGCAGAACAACCTGCTGATAACTTGGTTGTTAAAGAAATACCTGTTCTAACCACCTATACTTCAAGAAAAAGATCTGGAGGCTTGCCATTTCAAAATACTCAGAGAAAGGTACTTTCAACGCGAAGGTCTATAAGCTCAACAAGGGTTGAACACTGTAGATTCCAGAATTTTATGGTGCCATATAATGATGAGGAGAAGAATGCAGGGGAGATATCTGCCAATGTTGCTAGAGATGGATCCTTACAAAGGAATAAACGAATCAGAAAATCACCTGATGCCTCTGAATGTGATGATATGGATTCATTTGCTTATATATCAAACGGTAGCATTGAGGACAATGGTTCTGAAATTGTAACAGTTGAATCTGATGCCTTCAGTCTGAATGAGAGCAGCACCGTGGATTCTGGCTGTAAAGTCGAACATTCAGAGACTGTCGTTGAGTGTTTGGAGGGAGATGTTGAGTTAAGCAAAGGGCTTGATTTCCAAATTAAGGCTGTTTtcttaaagaagaaaagaaaaccaaatcgAAAGCGAAGTACTAGTGATGCAGTTGATCCTTTTGCGAGAATGGACACAGAAGCTGATGCAGGGATGAATAATTGccatttttctcaaaataatgGCAGCATTTTTGATAAATGCCTTTCAAAAGAAGATGGAGATGAGCACCTTCCATTATTGAAACGAGCCAGGGTTAGAATGGGCAAACAATCCTCTGCAGAcggtttgaaaaattctttgCTGACTCAAGAAAAACCTTTCAAGGATGTTACTCTTAATATGTTAGGGCAAACCAGCCCCTCTTCAAATCATGATGATAATGTTCAGGTAGATTGTTCTGCAGTGAAGAGATTTCCAGAGAATGTATCACCTTTGAAGGACTGCACTGACATTGTAGGAATTAGGCCACAGCTTTGTAAAGATACGAAATACCTATCATTTGGCTGTTCTGCTGATGTTGAAGCTGCTCTACCTCCGTCTAAACGCCTCCATCGTGCACTTGAAGCAATGTCTGCTAATGCTGCTGAAGAAGGTCAAGCCTGCATTGAGGCATTGTCAACCATAAACCCATCTACTGATGTGTTATGCATTGAATCCTTAACAAGATGTTCTAATGAGACTATCGAAAGCAAAGAAGGGAGTGGTTTGGGACTGTGCAGTGCAGACTCGGAAGACGATGCTTCTGGTTTCTATTCTAGGTCAAATCCCAAAGTTTTGGAGGGGTCTACCAAATCTTCTGGAGAAGCACATAGTGCTGATCAACTCACCAAGAGTCCTAAGAGCCAAAATCATCAATTGGATGGAGATGTTGTAGGCCCTATGAACAATGATGATGGCGAAGATCCTACATTGTCACCTTTGGCCATTCATACAATCCAGACTGGGGTTCAAGAACAAACTCTGGAACACATTTTGCCTAGTCCTGACAGAAGACAGGCTAAATCCATGCCAGACGAAGATTCATTTGATCAGTTGTTGCCTTCTAAGTGTGAAGGCAATGCTGAGAATCTTGAGTTGAGTGATTTTAGAGCTGAAAATGTTGAGAAAGAGCTTGATACTGTGGTAAATGAGTCAAGCCTGGATACTGTGTCAGGGGCTGATGAAAGTGCTAAGGTTTCACCTAAAATTGATTCTGACCTGCATCAGTACAATTTGGAGGGAACCGGTTGTTGTAATACCAAGTCTTTGAGTTCTCAAAATGATGACAACTGCCATATTAATGGAAT GTGTGATATTCTGGAAGagttcaaaaataaagaaaggcaGATGGATAAAGGTTTGGTTTCCTTTTCTGAAAATCATGTAGTGGACAAGGTTGTCTCAAATGTCCAATTAACTCTATCTCCGGTTGATGGGGTGGATTCTCCTGCACTGGTTTCTCCTCCCAATTCTTCACTTTGTCACATATCTACATCAGAAAGTGCAAATGTTGTTCAAAACAATGCTAGTTGTGGTCCCAATGTTCACTCACAACACAAGAAAATTTTGGGCACTCAAATTGCTGATGAAGAGGAAAACAGCTATACATTTGTAACTCATAGGCCAACATTTATGGGAAAGTGGAGTGATTATTCAGAGGCACATACTGCTCTTACTTCTTTTGAGGCTTTGCTTGGGTCATTAACAAGGACGAAGGAGAGTATTGGGCGAGCAACTCGCATGGCTATTGACTGTGTAAAGTTTGGTGTTTCTGCAAAG GTGGTGGAAATTCTAGTTCGAAACTTGGAGAGCGAGTCTAGCTTACACAAAAGGGtggatttgttttttcttgtggATTCTATTACTCAGTGCTCTCGAGGTTTGAGAG GTGATGTTGGTGGTATATACCCTTCGGCTATACAGGCTGTGTTGCCGCGCTTACTGTCAGCTGCTGCTCCTCCTGGAAATACTGCTCTGGAAAATCGTAGGCAATGTTTAAAG GTTTTGAGGGTTTGGCTGGAGAGAAGAATACTTCCAGAATCAGTTATTCGTCACCATATGCGAGAACTCGATTCATTTAGTTGTTCATCTTCTGCTGGTGCCTATTCTCGTCGTTCAGCAAGAACAGAAAGGGCTTTAGATGATCCTATTAGAGATATGGAGGGCATGCATGTTGATGAATATGGAAG CAATTCAAGTTTTCAGCTTCCTGGATTTTGTATGCCCCGCATGTTaaaggatgaagatgaaggaaGTGATTCTGATGAAGGGAGTTTCGAGGCTGTCACTCCTGAACATAAATCTGAAACTGTCGAGGAGCGGGTTACAATCCCTGTCATTGAGAAGCATAGACATATATTGGAAGATGTAGATGGTGAACTGGAAATGGAGGATGTGGCTCCACCTTGTGACATGGAGATGGGTTCAAACAATAACAGTGCTGAAATTAATACTACAGAGACTTCGCAAAATCAGTTAGTGCCCTTTGTCCCTCCTCTACCACAAGATATGCCTCCTTCATCACCACCATTGCCGTTGTCTCCCCCTTCACCACCTCCTCTGCTTTCCCCATGTGCAACGTCTGAACCTTACTCTAATGGAGCAGGCATGCAT AACATGCAAAATGATGTGAGACTATCTGTAGCCCAGCAGTCAGTTGCACCAGGGATGAATCCATCGATGCCTATGAATGCAGTTCTTTATCATGCTTCAGATTGTCGGGATCATCAGATGCCGATGCGGATGTCCGACTCTGCTAGCTCTTTTGGCAGTTATCATGTATGCCCATCAAACAATGTTCAACAAGCTGATAGCCCAAGGTTCCATCACAAGCCATACCCTCCACTGCCACTTCATGCTCCACCATCAAATCAGTTCTCATATGTTCAGACTGGCCAGAATATTAAATCTAGGAGGGAACCCCCACCCTCTTCCCTTCCAAATAGATACCATTCTTTGCCACATGATGGTGGAAACTATTACAATAACCATGATAGAATGAAATTGGCCCCATATGAAGTCCAAGAGAATTGGAGATTTCCCACTCCCTCTTTTTCGG GTCCAAGATACCATGACAAACCTAAAGAATCTCATGGACCTTGTTCATATGCTGGTCCCCCATGTGAACCAACAAGAATGCCACACCAAGGATGGGCATATCCTCCCCGGGGAATGAATCACAGGAGTTCTTTACCCATTAGACCACCTTTTGGAGGTCCTGTACCAGTAGGAATAAGAG CTCCAGGCAGTTGGCGGCCaagataa